The genomic window CGCCCTCGGTGTGACATCGGTGATGTGGCTCGGCGGTGCCCTCGCAGTAGCCGCGCTGACGACCGCCGCTTTCGGCAGCGCGCCCGGCAGGCCCGAACAGGGCGTTAGCGGAAAATAAGCTGCACTCATCATCGTCGGGCACATAGCATCACCCGCATGTCCCTGCGCGCGATCCCGGCCTCGATGGACCCTACGGTGGTCGGGTCCATCGACTACGAGCTGACCCGAGTCGAGCGCGAGCACCGCGTTTCGGTCCGGCTCGCCATCGAAAGCGGCAGCCGGGCTTGGGGTTTTCCGTCGCCGGATTCGGATTACGACTGCCGTTTCGTCTATGTCGCGGGCCTCGATACCTACCTGTCGCCTTGGCGCACCCGCGATGTGATCGAGACGCCGCTGGCCGGTCTGCTCGATGTGAACGGCTGGGACCTGGCCAAGGCGCTGCGCCTGCTGGTCGCGGGCAATGCGGTGCTCATCGAATGGCTGATGTCGCCGATCGTGTACCGCGGCGACGCGCGGTTCCGGGATGACCTGCGCGCCTTGGCCGATGAGGTGGCCGATCGCAACCGGGTGGCCCGGCACTACCTGCATCTGGGCACCAAACAGTGGGAGTTGTTCGACCGCAACCGATCACTGAAGAAGGTGTTCTATTCACTGCGCCCGGCAATGGCTTTGCGCTGGCTGCGCGAGCACCCCGGCGCAGCGGTGGCGCCGATGCATCTACCGACGCTGATGGACCAGTGCGACCTGCCCGCCGAGCTGGTTGCGGCGGTGGCCGAGCTGACCGAGCTCAAGTCGCGGACGCGCGAAATGGGCAGCGGCACAGTGCCGATGCCGATCGCCGCGTTCATCGAGTCCGAATTCGACCTGGCCGTAACCGCTTTCCCGAAGACCGCGGACCCGGGCCTGGAGCGCGCCCGAACCCGCACCGCGGAGTTCTTCCGCAACGAGGCACAGTCGGAATTCGTGCTTCCGCGAGAGATCTGAGCGCCCGCCTACACTTCGGCGACGGCATCCGCGTAGGCCTGCGCCAGCCGCTGCGTGGCGGTAGGCCGCTTCTGGTCCGGGCGCGGAATTCCGAGGTGGGCCTCTCGTAGTTCGTCCATGAACTCCGCCCACAGTTCGGGACCGCCCGACTCCAGCAGCTCGGCCCGCACCCGCAGCTGCTTGGTGGTCGGCCGGTGCCGTAATCCCCACGCACCGAGTTGCGCCATCACCGGCACCAGCTGGATGGCAGGCTCGGTCAGCCGGTATTCCGCCTTCTGACCAGGCCTGCTGTCCGCGCGGCTGAGCATGCCCGCCGCGACCAGCCGCTTGAGGCGATCGGACAGGATGTTCGAGGCGATGCCCTCCTCCGATCCGGCGAGCAGCTCGCGGAAATAGCGCCGGTTGCCGAACATCACGTCACGCAGCACCAGCAGGGTCCACCGATCACCGATCACCTCGACCGTCGCGTTGATCGGGCACCCCGAGCGTCCCTCGTCGCGCATCCGCCGCTCCTTCTCCGATCGCCGCCAACTACCGATTGCAATATACAACCGGTAAGCGGCGCAAACGGGGAAAGGCCCCGCACCATGCCGGTGTGGGGCCTTTCAAGAAAGCTTAGGAGCGATCAGATCAGAGAACGCGAACGTCCTGCGCCTGCGGGCCCTTCTGGCCCTGGCCGATCTCGAACTCCACGCGCTGCCCCTCATCGAGGGACCGGAAACCCGCGCCGCTAACGGCCGAGTAATGCACGAAGACGTCGGGGCCTCCGCCGTCTTGCGCGATGAAGCCGAAGCCCTTCTCGCTGTTGAACCACTTCACAATGCCCTGAGCCATTTCATACTTTCTGTAGACGAGCCAGATTCTGGCAAATGGAATGCCCTGGTCTCGTAGATCAACGATGCCATGATCCGACGAATTTCTCCACATGTTGCCCGGCCGATTGTGAGCAAAACAACGCTTGCCGACGGGCTGTTGCCTTCACCTCCCACGCTCTGACAGGCCCCGATCCGGGAACACCACCCGGATCAGTCGTCCAGGTACCTGCGCTTCTTGCCAGGCGCGTTCGTCGCTCCCCTCCGACGAATCGACCTGTACCGCCTTCACCGCATAGTTCGCCGCGTGCCTGGCGTGGCCGGCGACATGGGCGGTGGCCGCCGCGTGTCCGGCCGACCGCGCCGCATAGGCGGCCGCGTCGTTGGTTTCTCGGGCCGCGTCGTGCGCGGCGAAGGCGGCCTCGCGGGCCTCGGGCATCGTCAGCTCGCCACGCGCCCACGCCCTGGCGGCGGCGACGGCCGCGGCCGGTCGCCCGTCATCCGGTCGATCGCGCGCGAACAGCGGCAGCACGCGCTCGGCGCAAGCCGCGGCCCACAGCGCCAACGCCGCGTGGTCGCCGCTGTCGAGGGTCACCGACCCGCTCTGATCGCCTCGGTCCGCACGGCCTTCTCCTTCTCGACGCACTGGCTCGCCGATGCTCGGCAACGTCTAGTTCCGTTGTGCCGCAAAGGCCATCGCTCTCGGCGCACCATCGCGCCGCTAAGTCATCCTACGACTTTCTACCGCGTCGCGCAGCCCACGATTTCCGGCTGTTCACGGGCGCAGGTAACGCACCTGGCGCGGCTTGGCTTCGGTATAGGCGGTGCGTCCGGACAGGTGTTCGGGGACGCCGACCTCCCACCACGCACCCGCTTCGGTCCAGCTCGACGGCTGGGTGCGGATCACGAGGACGGCCGGGCGGGACTCGCGGACGGCGGTCTTCCGCGCATCGGCGTAGGCGTCGCGGAATTCGTTCAGGTCGGTGGCGGTGAAGACGGCGCAGCCCAGCGCACGGGCGTGCGCGGCGAAGTCCACCCGCGGCGGCTCGTCGTGAGTGGTGCGGCAGTCGGCGTAGAAGTTGTTGAACGCCGCGCCGCCTTGCCCCTCCTGCAGGCGGGCGATCACCGCGTAGCCATCGTTGTCGCAGACGACCGCGACGAACGGGTGGCCCGCGAACGCCGCCGAGAACAGTTCGGAGTTCAGCATCAGGTAAGAACCGTCGCCGAGCATGGTGGTGACCAGGCCGTCGGTGTGTGCCATGGCCGCGCCCCAGGCACCGGCGAGCTCGTAGCCCATGCAGGAAAAGCCGTATTCGACGTCCATGGTCGGGGCGCCGCCCGGGGCGCGCCAACCGCCGATGAGTTCGCCGGGCAGGCCGCCCGAGGCGGTCATGACGTAGTCGTTGGGTTCGCTGAGTTCGTTGACGACGCCCACCACCTGGGCGTAGCTCGGCGTGCCCGGCGTGTGGGCGCGCAACTTGTCGATGTTGGCGTCCCAGCTACCGCGCTGAGCTGCGGCGCGGGCGGTCCACGTCGGGTCGACGCGCCATTCGCGCAAGTGCCCGGCCAGGTCGCGGACCGTCGCCTCGGCGTCACCGACTATGGCGAGGGCACCGTGCTTGACCGCGTCGAACCGTGCCGTATTGATGGTGACGAGGCGGACTTCTCGCGCGAAGACCGTCCACGAGGCCGTGGTGAAGTCCTGCAACCGGGTGCCGATGGCGAGGACCAGGTCGGCTTCGGACGCCATGGTGTTCGCCGATGTCGAGCCGGTGACACCGAGCGGACCGGCGTAGAGCGGATGCTCGTGCGGCACCAGCGTGCGCCCGGCTGTCGTCTCGACGACCGGAATGCCGTGGCGCTCAGCGAATTCGAGGACGGTGCGGGCCGCACCCGAATAGCGGACACCGCCGCCGAGCACCAGCAGCGGCCTTGCCGAGTTGCGCAGAGCCTCGGCGGCATCGGCCGCTGCACGCTCGTCTGGCCGAGGACGTAGGACGCGATGAACGACCGGCTCGAACAGTGCGTCCGGGAAGTCGTAGGTCTCGGCTTGCACGTCTTGGGGCAGCGCGAGGGTCACCGGGCCTGCCTCGGCCGGGTCGGTGAGCACCCGGACCGCTTGGGGCAGAGTGGAAATCAGCTGCTCCGGGCGGGTGATCCGATCGAAATAGCGGCTCACCGCACGGAAGGCGTCGTTCACCGTCGCGGTCGCGTCGCCGAAGTGCTCGACCTGCTGGAGCACGGGATCGGGTGCGCGGGTAGTGAAGGTGTCACCCGGGAGCAACAGCAGCGGAAGGCGATTCG from Nocardia iowensis includes these protein-coding regions:
- a CDS encoding nucleotidyltransferase domain-containing protein; protein product: MSLRAIPASMDPTVVGSIDYELTRVEREHRVSVRLAIESGSRAWGFPSPDSDYDCRFVYVAGLDTYLSPWRTRDVIETPLAGLLDVNGWDLAKALRLLVAGNAVLIEWLMSPIVYRGDARFRDDLRALADEVADRNRVARHYLHLGTKQWELFDRNRSLKKVFYSLRPAMALRWLREHPGAAVAPMHLPTLMDQCDLPAELVAAVAELTELKSRTREMGSGTVPMPIAAFIESEFDLAVTAFPKTADPGLERARTRTAEFFRNEAQSEFVLPREI
- a CDS encoding winged helix-turn-helix transcriptional regulator is translated as MRDEGRSGCPINATVEVIGDRWTLLVLRDVMFGNRRYFRELLAGSEEGIASNILSDRLKRLVAAGMLSRADSRPGQKAEYRLTEPAIQLVPVMAQLGAWGLRHRPTTKQLRVRAELLESGGPELWAEFMDELREAHLGIPRPDQKRPTATQRLAQAYADAVAEV
- a CDS encoding cold-shock protein, translated to MAQGIVKWFNSEKGFGFIAQDGGGPDVFVHYSAVSGAGFRSLDEGQRVEFEIGQGQKGPQAQDVRVL
- a CDS encoding putative immunity protein, with amino-acid sequence MTLDSGDHAALALWAAACAERVLPLFARDRPDDGRPAAAVAAARAWARGELTMPEAREAAFAAHDAARETNDAAAYAARSAGHAAATAHVAGHARHAANYAVKAVQVDSSEGSDERAWQEAQVPGRLIRVVFPDRGLSERGR
- the iolD gene encoding 3D-(3,5/4)-trihydroxycyclohexane-1,2-dione acylhydrolase (decyclizing), which encodes MKLTAAQAVVAWLVAQRSETLDGREVPLFPAVFGIFGHGNVLGLGTALQERRDEIPVWRGHTEQGMALAAVGYAKATHRRQIGVATSSIGPGALNMVTAAGVAHANRLPLLLLPGDTFTTRAPDPVLQQVEHFGDATATVNDAFRAVSRYFDRITRPEQLISTLPQAVRVLTDPAEAGPVTLALPQDVQAETYDFPDALFEPVVHRVLRPRPDERAAADAAEALRNSARPLLVLGGGVRYSGAARTVLEFAERHGIPVVETTAGRTLVPHEHPLYAGPLGVTGSTSANTMASEADLVLAIGTRLQDFTTASWTVFAREVRLVTINTARFDAVKHGALAIVGDAEATVRDLAGHLREWRVDPTWTARAAAQRGSWDANIDKLRAHTPGTPSYAQVVGVVNELSEPNDYVMTASGGLPGELIGGWRAPGGAPTMDVEYGFSCMGYELAGAWGAAMAHTDGLVTTMLGDGSYLMLNSELFSAAFAGHPFVAVVCDNDGYAVIARLQEGQGGAAFNNFYADCRTTHDEPPRVDFAAHARALGCAVFTATDLNEFRDAYADARKTAVRESRPAVLVIRTQPSSWTEAGAWWEVGVPEHLSGRTAYTEAKPRQVRYLRP